The following proteins are co-located in the Dyadobacter chenwenxiniae genome:
- the panC gene encoding pantoate--beta-alanine ligase — protein sequence MEVFTSIKGLRSFLDQQLLQQKTVGLIPTMGALHEGHISLVDASIKQNDVTVSSIFVNPTQFNNPEDLLKYPRTLAEDCAMLEKAGCTAVFAPSVEEMYPEKSSLVINFGTLESVMEGASRPGHFNGVGIVVSKLFHIVSPHRAYFGQKDLQQVSIIQRLVADLAFNLELIVCPTIRETDGLAMSSRNRRLNDAERNIAPHIYRILEDAKKDLVAGINVKEVIAAATHAFSTIPEFTLDYFEVVDVKTLQPISEIGSAGTNAICVAAFLGPVRLIDNVVF from the coding sequence ATGGAAGTATTTACTTCAATCAAAGGCCTGCGCAGTTTCCTCGATCAACAGCTTTTACAACAAAAAACCGTCGGCCTCATACCCACCATGGGCGCGTTGCATGAAGGCCACATTTCACTTGTTGATGCATCCATTAAACAGAATGATGTAACGGTCAGCAGCATTTTCGTTAATCCAACTCAGTTTAATAACCCGGAAGACCTTTTAAAATATCCACGAACTTTGGCCGAAGATTGCGCCATGCTCGAAAAGGCAGGATGTACAGCGGTTTTTGCGCCGTCCGTGGAAGAAATGTATCCCGAAAAATCTTCCTTGGTTATCAATTTTGGTACGCTGGAAAGCGTGATGGAGGGCGCTTCAAGACCAGGGCATTTCAATGGTGTCGGCATTGTAGTTTCAAAGCTCTTCCACATTGTCAGCCCGCACCGCGCATATTTCGGTCAAAAGGATTTACAGCAAGTTTCAATTATCCAAAGACTGGTCGCAGATCTGGCATTTAATCTCGAACTCATCGTTTGCCCGACCATTAGAGAAACCGATGGTTTGGCCATGTCATCCCGCAACCGCAGGCTTAATGATGCAGAGCGCAACATTGCTCCGCATATTTACAGGATCCTTGAAGATGCAAAAAAGGATTTGGTAGCCGGAATAAATGTTAAAGAGGTCATTGCAGCTGCAACCCATGCATTCAGCACTATTCCGGAATTTACACTCGATTATTTTGAAGTGGTAGATGTCAAGACTTTGCAGCCTATATCGGAAATTGGATCGGCTGGGACAAATGCTATTTGTGTGGCTGCTTTTTTAGGACCAGTTAGGTTAATCGATAATGTTGTTTTTTGA
- a CDS encoding IlvD/Edd family dehydratase: protein MEENKLRSRGWFGKSGKDGFIYRAWMKNQGYPADEFEGRPVIGICNTFSELTPCNGHFRELAESVKRGVWEAGGFPLEFPVMSLGETLMKPTAMLFRNLASMDVEESIRANPVDGVVLLCGCDKTTPSLVMGAASVDIPTIVVSGGPMLTGRYRGKSIGTSDIWRFSELHRKGDLSQDEFATAEACMCRSNGHCAVMGTASTMACMVESLGLTLPENAAIPAADSRRKVLAQLSGRRIVQMVHDDLRLSQILTKEAFENAIMLNAAIGGSTNFVIHLLAIAGRIGVDLSLDHFNDLCAKVPLLLNLQPSGGYFMEDFYYAGGLPVVIKEMLSLLHPNVITANGKTMAENCSTAECFDPEVIGTLAEPVKDLTGLAVVRGNLCINGAVIKPSASLKPELMQHRGRAIVFEDIDDYKARLDDPDLDVDENSVLVLKNVGPKGYPGMPEVGNMSLPKKLLAQGVIDMVRISDGRMSGTGFGTVVLHISPEAAVGGTLALVRDGDYIVLDVENRKLHLEVSDEELEERSKSWKPLDLGYNRGYVNLHINHVMQAHEGADLDFLKGGSGDKVTRDSH, encoded by the coding sequence ATGGAAGAAAATAAATTGCGCAGCCGCGGATGGTTCGGAAAGTCTGGTAAGGATGGATTTATATACAGGGCCTGGATGAAAAATCAGGGCTACCCTGCGGATGAATTTGAAGGACGGCCGGTGATCGGTATCTGTAATACATTTTCTGAGTTAACGCCGTGTAACGGGCATTTCCGGGAACTCGCAGAATCGGTTAAGCGCGGCGTTTGGGAAGCCGGCGGCTTCCCGCTTGAATTTCCGGTAATGTCCCTGGGCGAAACATTAATGAAGCCCACAGCTATGCTTTTCCGCAATCTGGCAAGTATGGATGTGGAAGAATCGATCCGCGCAAACCCGGTTGACGGCGTTGTGCTGCTGTGTGGTTGTGACAAAACCACGCCATCGCTTGTCATGGGCGCAGCCAGCGTGGACATTCCTACGATTGTAGTCTCCGGCGGACCTATGTTGACTGGGCGTTACAGAGGCAAAAGCATCGGCACAAGCGACATCTGGCGTTTCAGCGAACTGCACCGGAAAGGTGACCTCTCACAGGACGAGTTTGCTACAGCCGAAGCTTGCATGTGCCGGAGCAACGGACACTGCGCCGTAATGGGAACTGCTTCCACAATGGCCTGTATGGTCGAGTCGCTGGGCTTGACATTGCCTGAAAATGCTGCTATTCCCGCTGCGGATTCGCGCAGAAAAGTGCTCGCACAACTTTCAGGGCGCAGGATTGTGCAGATGGTGCACGATGATCTTCGCCTTTCTCAAATACTAACAAAAGAGGCTTTTGAAAACGCTATTATGCTGAATGCGGCGATTGGCGGCTCCACAAATTTCGTGATTCACCTGCTGGCCATTGCAGGAAGAATCGGCGTGGATCTTTCATTGGATCATTTCAACGACCTTTGTGCCAAAGTGCCCCTGCTGCTCAATTTGCAGCCTTCCGGAGGCTATTTTATGGAGGATTTCTATTATGCCGGCGGATTGCCTGTCGTGATCAAGGAAATGCTGTCTCTATTGCACCCCAATGTGATTACGGCAAATGGTAAAACAATGGCAGAAAATTGCAGCACAGCCGAATGCTTCGATCCGGAAGTGATTGGGACGCTGGCAGAGCCGGTTAAAGACCTCACCGGGCTGGCTGTTGTACGTGGTAACCTTTGCATCAACGGAGCGGTTATCAAACCTTCCGCATCATTGAAACCGGAATTAATGCAGCACCGTGGACGAGCAATTGTCTTTGAAGACATTGACGATTACAAAGCGCGCTTGGATGATCCGGACCTGGATGTGGATGAAAATAGTGTTTTGGTCCTTAAAAACGTAGGGCCGAAAGGTTATCCGGGGATGCCTGAAGTAGGAAATATGTCGCTGCCAAAAAAATTACTGGCTCAGGGCGTGATAGATATGGTGCGGATTTCGGATGGCCGCATGAGCGGAACGGGATTTGGAACAGTTGTTTTGCACATTTCCCCGGAAGCAGCCGTGGGCGGAACGCTCGCGTTGGTGAGAGACGGCGATTACATTGTGCTCGACGTAGAAAACCGGAAACTTCACCTTGAAGTATCTGATGAAGAGCTGGAAGAGCGCAGCAAATCATGGAAACCGCTGGATCTGGGTTATAACAGGGGTTATGTGAACTTACATATCAACCATGTAATGCAAGCCCATGAAGGCGCAGATCTCGATTTTCTAAAAGGAGGATCAGGCGACAAAGTAACAAGAGATTCGCATTAA
- the panD gene encoding aspartate 1-decarboxylase, whose amino-acid sequence MQITLMKSKIHRVKVTQAELNYVGSITIDEDLIDAAGLVENEQVHIVNNNNGERFVTYVIKGERGSGMICLNGAAARRVQIGDIIIIIAYGSMSQEEAKTFKPMIVFPDHNNHLVV is encoded by the coding sequence ATGCAAATAACACTCATGAAATCGAAGATTCACCGGGTTAAGGTGACTCAGGCAGAGTTGAATTACGTAGGCAGCATCACTATCGACGAAGACTTGATCGATGCCGCCGGACTGGTTGAAAATGAACAGGTTCACATTGTTAATAATAACAACGGAGAACGCTTTGTGACTTACGTGATCAAAGGTGAAAGAGGTTCCGGGATGATTTGCTTGAATGGTGCAGCGGCGAGAAGGGTTCAGATCGGTGACATTATCATTATCATTGCATATGGCTCCATGAGCCAGGAAGAGGCCAAAACATTCAAGCCAATGATCGTTTTTCCGGATCATAATAATCATCTTGTGGTCTAA
- a CDS encoding SDR family NAD(P)-dependent oxidoreductase has product MNSQLFDNQVAIVTGAGQGIGFEIAKQLASQGACVILNDFDEDLAKEAARKIRDLEGECVAFAGDASKIEVIEGMTEEAVKCFGKLSIVVANAGITLFGDFFTYPEENLRKVLEVNLMGSFLLTQAAARQMRAQKTGGRILLMSSVVGHQAHQFLAAYAMTKAGLEMLAKNLVLELSPHGITINTVAPGATLTERTLAEDPTYPKMWSAITPMGRPAICEDIANAALFLLSPHSGHITGQSLVVDGGWTSVSPLPDLSNLSVKN; this is encoded by the coding sequence ATGAACAGCCAATTATTTGATAATCAGGTAGCGATTGTAACCGGTGCCGGACAGGGAATCGGTTTTGAGATAGCGAAACAACTTGCGTCTCAGGGAGCTTGCGTGATCCTGAATGACTTTGATGAAGACCTTGCCAAAGAGGCCGCCCGGAAAATTCGCGATCTGGAAGGAGAATGCGTTGCGTTTGCAGGCGATGCTTCAAAAATTGAAGTGATTGAAGGAATGACCGAGGAGGCTGTTAAATGTTTTGGTAAGCTGTCCATTGTGGTTGCAAATGCAGGCATTACGCTTTTCGGAGACTTTTTCACCTATCCCGAAGAGAATCTGAGAAAGGTCCTGGAAGTAAATCTAATGGGTTCCTTTTTATTGACACAAGCAGCAGCGCGTCAAATGCGCGCACAAAAAACGGGCGGCAGAATATTGCTGATGTCGTCCGTAGTAGGGCATCAGGCGCACCAGTTTCTGGCCGCCTATGCCATGACAAAAGCTGGGCTGGAAATGTTGGCGAAAAACCTTGTATTGGAATTGTCTCCGCACGGCATCACCATTAATACCGTGGCACCAGGGGCAACGCTCACTGAGAGAACATTGGCCGAAGATCCGACTTATCCCAAGATGTGGTCTGCAATTACGCCGATGGGGCGTCCTGCTATTTGTGAGGACATTGCAAATGCCGCATTATTCCTCCTGTCCCCGCATTCCGGGCACATTACCGGGCAAAGCCTTGTGGTCGATGGTGGCTGGACGTCGGTAAGTCCCCTACCCGACCTGAGCAATCTGAGTGTGAAAAATTGA
- a CDS encoding glycogen/starch synthase, with protein MEKLRILYVASEINPFLQTTDVADYVRRLPQAMQERGAEIRILVPRFGLINERKNRLHEVVRLSGINITVGDEEKPLIIKVASIPNAKLQVYFIDNDDYFHRKSVFFDKENNFYDDNDERAIFFCKGVLETVKKLGWAPDVVHCNDWMTALIPMYLKTTYRNDPMFKDTKSVFTVHNNAFDYKFDADLHNKAKAMDVSDEALAHLRSADFEGFVKIGCAYADAVLKADDHCSESLNQIFNNAPKRVELDEQDEKFSESYYNLYTDLMS; from the coding sequence ATGGAGAAACTACGAATTTTGTATGTAGCCAGTGAAATCAACCCTTTCCTCCAAACCACTGATGTTGCCGATTACGTTAGAAGACTTCCCCAGGCAATGCAGGAACGCGGTGCAGAAATTAGAATTCTTGTTCCCCGTTTTGGTCTTATCAATGAACGCAAAAACAGGCTTCATGAAGTAGTTCGATTGTCAGGAATAAATATTACCGTAGGAGATGAAGAGAAGCCATTGATCATTAAAGTTGCTTCCATCCCTAATGCAAAGCTGCAAGTATATTTTATTGATAATGATGATTATTTTCATCGTAAATCCGTATTCTTCGATAAGGAGAACAACTTTTACGATGACAATGATGAGCGTGCAATTTTTTTCTGCAAAGGTGTGCTGGAAACAGTAAAAAAATTGGGTTGGGCACCTGACGTAGTGCATTGCAACGACTGGATGACTGCCTTGATTCCTATGTACTTGAAAACCACTTATCGCAATGATCCTATGTTTAAGGATACGAAAAGTGTATTTACAGTTCATAATAATGCTTTTGACTACAAATTCGACGCTGATTTGCATAACAAAGCAAAAGCAATGGATGTAAGCGATGAAGCTTTGGCTCATTTGCGCTCTGCTGATTTTGAAGGATTTGTAAAGATCGGCTGTGCATATGCGGACGCAGTTTTGAAGGCGGACGATCATTGCAGCGAAAGTCTGAACCAGATTTTCAACAACGCGCCTAAGCGGGTTGAGCTTGATGAGCAGGACGAGAAGTTCTCAGAATCATATTACAATTTGTATACTGATCTAATGAGCTGA
- a CDS encoding Gfo/Idh/MocA family protein, with protein sequence MSSENKPKDVKRREFLQKTTAAAIGSFFIVPRHVLGKGFVAPSDKLNIAGVGVGGKGFSDTNNAWNKGAENLVALCDVDWGQAKKNFELHPDAKKYKDFRKMFDEMEKDIDAVTVSTTDHMHAIIAMAAMQRGKHVYVQKPLTHDIYEARMLTEAARKYKVVTQMGNQGASNPAQTQMKEWFTKGLIGNVHEAHVWTNRPVWPQGIPVPTEKFPVPADIDWELWVGSAEWVDYNPAWHPFKWRGWWNFGTGALGDMGCHLIDPAFRTLGLGYPTELECSVGQVFIKDWTPEYIPEGCPPSSRVQLKFPANKVNKSEVTLTWHDGGLRPFHPEIIPANDPLGEPDSSNGVLLIGQKGVMTCGTYGINPKVYLNDGTKLEYKQGDFGNKYTPMPEFGHHVSWTDACKAGFNSKEHKALTSSFDYAGPLTETVIMGNLGIRSYNLRTAKADGKGFDYPGRKKLLWDGNNMKITNFDEANQFVKRKYRGDWKLS encoded by the coding sequence ATGAGTTCAGAAAATAAACCGAAGGATGTGAAGCGCCGGGAGTTTTTGCAAAAAACGACGGCGGCTGCGATTGGAAGTTTCTTTATCGTCCCGCGCCATGTGCTGGGCAAAGGCTTCGTAGCACCGAGCGATAAATTGAACATTGCGGGAGTAGGCGTTGGTGGAAAAGGGTTTTCCGATACAAATAATGCCTGGAATAAGGGTGCGGAAAACCTTGTTGCGCTTTGCGACGTGGATTGGGGGCAGGCGAAAAAGAATTTCGAGCTGCATCCTGATGCTAAGAAATACAAGGATTTCAGAAAAATGTTTGACGAAATGGAAAAGGACATCGATGCCGTAACCGTTTCGACAACAGATCATATGCACGCCATTATAGCAATGGCAGCCATGCAGCGCGGCAAGCACGTGTATGTACAAAAGCCATTGACGCATGACATTTACGAGGCACGAATGCTTACAGAGGCAGCGCGTAAATACAAAGTGGTTACGCAGATGGGAAACCAGGGCGCTTCTAACCCTGCGCAAACCCAGATGAAAGAATGGTTTACAAAAGGCTTGATCGGCAATGTGCATGAGGCGCACGTTTGGACAAACCGTCCGGTTTGGCCGCAAGGAATTCCGGTTCCAACGGAAAAATTCCCTGTTCCTGCTGACATCGATTGGGAACTTTGGGTAGGATCTGCCGAATGGGTTGACTATAACCCGGCATGGCACCCGTTCAAATGGAGAGGCTGGTGGAATTTCGGAACCGGCGCATTAGGCGATATGGGCTGCCACCTGATCGACCCCGCTTTCCGCACATTAGGATTGGGTTATCCAACCGAATTGGAGTGCAGCGTAGGGCAAGTTTTTATTAAAGACTGGACACCCGAATACATTCCTGAAGGATGCCCCCCATCATCACGTGTACAATTGAAATTCCCTGCTAACAAGGTTAACAAGTCCGAGGTAACATTAACCTGGCACGATGGCGGTCTACGTCCTTTCCATCCGGAAATTATTCCTGCAAATGATCCGCTAGGAGAGCCAGACAGCAGCAATGGTGTTTTGTTAATCGGTCAAAAGGGAGTTATGACTTGCGGAACTTACGGAATTAACCCAAAAGTTTACCTGAACGACGGCACGAAGCTCGAATACAAGCAAGGAGATTTTGGCAATAAATACACTCCAATGCCAGAATTCGGCCACCACGTTTCCTGGACAGACGCTTGCAAAGCAGGTTTCAACAGCAAAGAACACAAAGCATTAACCTCATCATTCGACTACGCAGGACCTTTGACCGAAACCGTAATCATGGGTAACCTCGGAATCCGTAGTTACAACCTCCGCACTGCAAAAGCAGATGGCAAAGGATTTGATTATCCAGGTCGTAAGAAACTGCTTTGGGATGGTAATAATATGAAAATTACCAATTTTGATGAAGCGAATCAGTTTGTGAAGAGGAAGTATAGAGGAGATTGGAAGTTGTCGTAG
- a CDS encoding lysylphosphatidylglycerol synthase transmembrane domain-containing protein — translation MKSALRYTISLALAGGLIWFVFKDINFAEMLDRFVKSDWRWIALSCVLLLAAHITRAWRWGMLMEPLGHKPGLFNSSISVLTGYFANYIVPRMGEVTRCGTLYRLERIPVNLSFGTVVAERIFDVLILLVMIGLNFILEFDRLSTFFTDFFQSKVSGGAGGGSGSGMLLGILIALMLVVVIGAIIIFKNVALRDKIQQNALVQKVVGFGKGMLDGFLSIRKLRSPGLFILSTIAIWVFYYFVSYVLFFCIPETSDLGPLAGLTLLVVGAIGMTAPTQGGIGAYHLLVGNVMILYGLSQNDGITLATFIHGAQMIFMLIIGALAFLYVLVQNKKSVAENSQVPIEN, via the coding sequence ATGAAAAGCGCTTTACGTTACACCATTTCGCTTGCGCTTGCAGGCGGCCTGATCTGGTTTGTCTTTAAGGACATTAACTTCGCAGAAATGCTCGACAGGTTTGTCAAATCCGATTGGCGGTGGATTGCGTTATCCTGCGTTTTATTACTTGCTGCGCACATTACAAGAGCCTGGCGCTGGGGTATGCTGATGGAGCCGCTGGGCCACAAACCCGGACTTTTTAACAGCTCAATTTCTGTCTTAACCGGTTATTTTGCCAATTATATTGTGCCAAGAATGGGCGAAGTAACGCGTTGCGGAACATTATACCGGCTCGAACGCATTCCTGTAAATCTGAGTTTTGGAACGGTCGTAGCGGAACGTATATTCGATGTCCTGATATTATTGGTAATGATCGGACTGAACTTCATTCTTGAATTCGACCGGCTCAGCACTTTTTTTACTGATTTTTTTCAAAGCAAGGTTTCCGGGGGGGCAGGCGGTGGTTCGGGCAGCGGGATGTTGCTTGGTATACTCATCGCTTTAATGCTTGTCGTCGTTATAGGTGCAATTATTATTTTTAAGAATGTAGCACTGAGGGATAAAATCCAGCAAAATGCATTGGTACAAAAAGTAGTAGGCTTCGGTAAGGGAATGCTGGATGGTTTTTTAAGCATTCGTAAACTCAGGAGTCCGGGTTTGTTTATTCTCAGCACCATTGCGATCTGGGTCTTCTATTATTTCGTTTCCTACGTCCTGTTTTTCTGCATCCCCGAGACGTCCGATCTTGGACCCCTGGCAGGGCTTACATTACTGGTTGTTGGAGCGATCGGCATGACGGCACCAACACAGGGCGGCATTGGTGCATATCATTTGCTGGTTGGTAATGTGATGATCTTGTACGGATTATCTCAAAACGACGGCATTACATTGGCCACATTCATTCATGGCGCTCAAATGATTTTTATGCTGATCATCGGCGCACTGGCATTCCTATACGTTTTGGTCCAAAACAAAAAATCGGTTGCTGAAAACAGTCAGGTTCCTATTGAAAATTAA
- a CDS encoding serine hydrolase — translation MLLSLVALPSLAQFQADNFIEKLLKKHPERFAEVLKDPDKYQIQILYTKIDRNRKNEPQFTTHRYHVNSAQYFYPASTVKLPAVALAFEKLNKLGIDKNTPMFTGSDRPEQISVNKDSTAENGLPSVAHYAKKILLVSDNDAFNRLYEFIGQEEFNDSLRKKGFTNVRITHRLESPIGPENNRYTNPVRFEKDGKVILEQPAKYAAKELKSPEPILKGKGFMKDNELVNEPFDFSSKNYFALEDQHRLLKTLFFPDQVPASQRFDLTAEDYRFMYQYMSQFPVETSFPEHYTDDYYDGYAKFLLFGATKTRLPRHIRLFNKVGDAYGFLLDNAYIADFEKGIEFMLTAVIYCNEDEVFNDNKYDYEKIGFPFMADLGKTIFEYELNRKRPNRPDLSRFEVEYDK, via the coding sequence TTGCTTTTATCATTAGTTGCATTGCCTTCCCTCGCTCAATTTCAGGCTGATAATTTTATTGAAAAACTACTGAAAAAGCATCCCGAACGGTTTGCCGAAGTGCTCAAAGACCCGGATAAATACCAGATCCAGATTCTGTATACCAAGATTGACAGAAACCGTAAGAATGAGCCGCAGTTTACCACACATCGCTACCATGTGAACAGTGCGCAGTATTTTTACCCTGCAAGCACCGTTAAGCTCCCTGCCGTTGCACTGGCATTCGAAAAATTGAACAAGCTGGGCATTGACAAGAATACGCCTATGTTTACCGGCTCGGACCGGCCGGAGCAAATATCTGTTAACAAAGATTCCACTGCCGAAAATGGACTCCCATCGGTTGCGCATTACGCCAAAAAAATTCTGTTGGTAAGCGATAATGACGCATTTAACAGGTTATACGAATTTATTGGACAGGAAGAATTTAATGATTCGTTACGGAAAAAAGGTTTCACCAATGTGCGGATCACGCATCGCCTGGAATCGCCGATCGGGCCGGAAAACAACCGTTACACGAACCCTGTCCGGTTTGAGAAAGATGGGAAAGTAATTCTGGAACAACCTGCTAAATATGCGGCAAAGGAATTAAAATCTCCTGAGCCTATCTTAAAAGGCAAAGGCTTCATGAAGGACAACGAGCTGGTCAATGAGCCCTTTGATTTTTCGAGCAAAAACTACTTCGCACTGGAAGATCAGCACCGACTGCTGAAAACGCTGTTTTTTCCTGATCAGGTGCCTGCCAGCCAGCGTTTTGACCTCACAGCGGAGGATTACCGGTTTATGTATCAGTATATGTCCCAATTTCCTGTCGAAACCAGCTTTCCGGAACATTATACCGACGATTACTACGATGGATATGCCAAGTTTTTGCTATTTGGCGCTACTAAAACGCGGTTACCCAGGCACATTCGCCTTTTCAATAAAGTCGGTGACGCGTACGGCTTCCTTCTGGACAACGCTTATATCGCCGATTTTGAAAAGGGAATTGAGTTTATGCTAACTGCGGTGATTTACTGCAATGAGGACGAAGTCTTCAACGACAATAAATACGATTACGAAAAAATAGGTTTTCCGTTTATGGCCGATTTGGGCAAGACCATTTTTGAATATGAGCTCAATCGTAAAAGGCCGAACAGACCGGATTTAAGCCGTTTTGAAGTAGAATACGACAAATGA
- the gldD gene encoding gliding motility lipoprotein GldD: MLKKILLFSLIWIVLASCSKKEERYVPKPKGFNRLDLPPHAYQKLTQPHPYTFEISKFAEALPDTFRTAGKDWIFINYPQFKANIQITYKEIGNNPALLKSYIDDSYKLASKHQIRASAIQEQRVMSKTGKTAILFKIEGDVPSPYQFYTTDSTKHFMRGAIYFPTATKNDSLAPVIDYLQKDMIQLLNTLDWR, encoded by the coding sequence ATGTTGAAAAAAATACTGCTTTTCTCTCTCATTTGGATTGTATTGGCGTCATGTAGTAAAAAAGAGGAGCGTTATGTGCCCAAGCCAAAAGGGTTTAACCGCTTGGATCTGCCGCCACACGCTTATCAGAAACTGACGCAACCGCATCCATACACTTTTGAGATTTCCAAATTCGCGGAGGCCTTACCCGACACTTTTCGTACAGCTGGTAAGGATTGGATTTTTATCAATTATCCTCAGTTTAAAGCCAATATTCAAATTACCTACAAGGAAATTGGCAATAATCCAGCGCTGCTAAAATCTTATATCGACGACTCTTATAAGCTCGCCAGCAAACACCAGATCCGCGCTTCTGCCATTCAGGAACAGCGGGTTATGAGTAAAACAGGTAAAACAGCAATTCTTTTCAAGATTGAAGGTGACGTGCCAAGTCCATACCAATTTTATACCACTGACAGTACAAAACACTTTATGCGAGGCGCCATTTACTTCCCGACGGCCACAAAAAATGATTCGCTGGCACCTGTCATCGATTATCTGCAAAAGGACATGATCCAGCTTTTGAACACATTGGACTGGAGATAA
- the glmS gene encoding glutamine--fructose-6-phosphate transaminase (isomerizing) yields MCGIVAYVGNREAYPLILKGLKRLEYRGYDSSGIALLENEKLDIYKKKGKVSDLESELATKHLTATIGIGHTRWATHGEPNDVNAHPHYSNNRRLSIIHNGIIENYASIKQNLVSKGHKFLSDTDTEVLIHFIEDIQQETGGSLESAVKLALKEVVGAYAIVVMSVDNPGQLIAARKGSPLVIGIGEGEFFFASDATPIIEYTKDVVYLDDYEVAVISEGRLSIQNLDNTETIPYIQKLEMELETIEKGGYDHFMIKEIFEQPRSIADSMRGRLRADDGHLQLGGLSNYLDKLAESDRIVIVGCGTSWHAGLVAEYIFEELARVNVEVEYASEFRYRNPVINEKDVVIAISQSGETADTLAAIELAKSKGATIFGVCNVVGSSIARATHAGAYTHAGPEIGVASTKAFTAQVTVLTLIAIATAKRKGTISEETYRQLLIELETIPAKVEKVFENADKIKEIAFIFTYARNFIYLGRGLNFPVALEGALKLKEISYIHAEGYPAAEMKHGPIALIDEDMPVVFLATKDGSYEKIVSNIQEVKARKGRVIGIVTEGDTLIPGMIDFVIEVPKVHELLTPLVSVIPLQLLSYYIAVMRGRNVDQPRNLAKSVTVE; encoded by the coding sequence ATGTGTGGAATTGTAGCTTACGTAGGAAACAGAGAGGCATATCCTTTAATTTTAAAAGGTCTGAAAAGACTGGAATATCGTGGTTACGACAGTTCCGGAATCGCGTTGCTGGAAAATGAGAAATTGGATATTTATAAGAAGAAGGGAAAGGTTTCTGACCTTGAAAGCGAGCTTGCTACGAAACACCTCACTGCTACAATAGGCATCGGGCACACGCGCTGGGCAACCCACGGCGAACCCAATGATGTGAATGCACACCCACATTATTCCAATAACCGCAGACTTTCCATTATCCACAATGGCATCATTGAAAACTATGCGTCCATTAAACAAAACTTGGTCTCAAAAGGCCACAAGTTTCTGAGTGACACAGATACCGAAGTGTTGATTCATTTTATTGAAGATATTCAGCAAGAAACGGGCGGTTCCCTTGAATCTGCGGTCAAACTTGCGCTGAAAGAGGTTGTGGGCGCTTATGCGATTGTGGTGATGTCCGTAGATAATCCGGGCCAGCTCATTGCAGCAAGAAAAGGAAGCCCGCTTGTGATCGGCATTGGCGAAGGCGAATTTTTCTTCGCTTCCGACGCTACACCCATTATTGAATACACAAAAGACGTTGTTTATCTGGATGATTATGAGGTTGCTGTGATCAGCGAGGGCCGGTTAAGTATTCAAAATCTGGATAATACGGAAACGATCCCTTACATTCAGAAACTGGAAATGGAGCTTGAAACCATCGAAAAGGGTGGTTACGACCATTTTATGATCAAAGAAATTTTCGAGCAACCCCGTTCCATCGCCGACAGCATGCGCGGAAGGTTGCGCGCGGATGATGGACATTTACAACTCGGCGGATTGAGCAATTATCTCGATAAACTGGCCGAATCTGATCGGATCGTGATCGTAGGCTGCGGAACTTCCTGGCATGCCGGGCTTGTGGCGGAATATATTTTTGAAGAACTTGCCCGGGTTAATGTTGAGGTGGAATACGCTTCCGAATTCCGTTATCGTAATCCGGTTATTAATGAAAAGGACGTTGTGATCGCCATTTCGCAATCTGGCGAAACGGCTGATACACTGGCCGCTATCGAACTTGCCAAGTCCAAAGGAGCCACCATATTCGGCGTTTGTAATGTTGTGGGTTCGTCTATCGCCCGTGCAACACATGCAGGCGCTTATACGCACGCTGGTCCTGAGATCGGGGTTGCGAGTACGAAGGCGTTTACCGCACAAGTGACGGTCCTTACGCTGATCGCTATTGCGACTGCAAAACGTAAGGGCACCATTTCGGAAGAAACTTATCGCCAACTGCTCATTGAACTCGAAACCATTCCTGCAAAGGTGGAAAAAGTGTTCGAAAACGCAGATAAGATCAAGGAAATAGCATTTATTTTCACCTATGCACGCAACTTTATTTATCTCGGAAGAGGACTAAATTTCCCTGTCGCACTGGAAGGGGCTCTTAAATTGAAGGAGATTTCGTACATCCACGCGGAAGGTTACCCCGCAGCAGAAATGAAGCACGGGCCCATTGCGCTGATTGATGAGGATATGCCGGTGGTTTTTTTGGCAACCAAAGATGGTTCTTACGAAAAGATCGTTTCCAACATTCAGGAAGTAAAAGCGAGAAAGGGGAGGGTTATTGGCATTGTTACTGAGGGTGATACGCTTATTCCCGGCATGATTGATTTTGTGATCGAGGTTCCCAAGGTCCATGAATTGCTGACGCCACTTGTTTCTGTGATTCCTTTGCAACTGTTGTCTTACTACATTGCTGTTATGCGCGGACGAAATGTAGATCAGCCGCGGAATCTCGCGAAATCCGTAACGGTTGAATAG